In Leopardus geoffroyi isolate Oge1 chromosome B4, O.geoffroyi_Oge1_pat1.0, whole genome shotgun sequence, the DNA window ctataaacataaggatgTGTATATCTTTTGGACTTAGTGTAAATAAGAAACTTTTCCATAGAAAAGAAgccatcagcaaaacaaaaaggcaacctactgaatgggagaagatatttgcaaatgatatatccaataaggggttaatgcGAAATATACAATGAACTGACataactcaataccaaaaaaaattcattcaaaacatGGGCAGacaccaacacacacatgaaaagatgctcagcatcatgaATCAtaagggaaattcaaattaaaactgcaatgatATATTACtttacacatgtcagaatggctaaaataaaaaaaaaaagacaagaaataacaagtattggcaaggatatggagaaaagggaaccctcatataccattggtgggaatataaattggtgcagccactttgaaaaacagtatggaggtttctaaaaaaaataaaaaatgtaattattatataattcagtaattccctgactgggtatttacccaaaggaaacaaaaacactttttccagtttcttttaatattttttaaagccaataTGCAGCTACAGACATAACTGAAAAGTAgataagggggggaaaaaagaaggagcAGAGATACATCCTTGACTCACAATAAATTATTCCCCCACCAATATCCCATAGGAGACCTCATTTCCATCTGCTAAAGAGTACTCAGATGTTCagcgttgctccttatcagggaaatacaaatcaaaaccacactcaggtatcacctcacgccagtcagagtggccaaaatgaacaaatcaggagactatagatgctggagaggatgtggagaaacgggaaccctcttgcactgttggtgggaatgcaaattggtgcagccgctctggaaagcagtgtggaggttcctcagaaaattaaaaatagacctaccctatgacccagcaatagcactgctaggaatttacccgagggatacaggagtactgatgcataggggcacttgcaccccaatgttcatagcagcactctcaacaatagccaaattatggaaagagcctaaatgtccatcaattgatgaatggataaagaaattgtggtttatatacacaatggaatactacgtggcaatgagaaaaaatgaaatatggccttttgtagcaacgtggatggatctggagagtgtgatgctaagtgaaataagccatacagagaaagacagataccatatggtttcactcttatgtggatcctgagaaacttaacaggaacccatgggtgagggggaggaaaaaagaaaaaaagaggttagagtgggagagagccaaagcataagagactgttaaaaactgagaacaaactgagggttgatggggggtgggagggaagagagggtgggtgaggagggcaccttttgggatgagcactgggtgttgtatggaaaccaatttgacaataaatttcataaaaaaaaaaaaagagtactcaaAATTATTGTGTAGGGAGACCAGACTGCATTCAGGTATGATGATGTCAAACTAAATATGTATGGGCACTGATGAGTTCAAGGTCCACAGTTTTGGCCCTACCTTAAGTGGAGTTGGCCATTCCAACTCCCTCCACACTGTGCTTGATCCCATAGCTGAAATACATAGCAAGCCCAATAAGCGTGGAGACACCAAATCTGGCCCAGGTGCCAGCTGTCATCTGCATCATAAGGTAAACATTCATGAAGATGCTCAGTAGTGGGAcaagaggcagggcagggacctTAAAGTAAAGGGGACTGGAGCTCTGAGGCTGTCTCCAGATGACCCCAGTGATCCCAGTGATGAGCATCAGGAGCACCATAACCACTGAAATCCACACTGGGTCTCCAGAAAGCAGGACTGGCCACTGGGCCAGCACCAGGCAAagaagagtgagcaggagagcAAGCAGTGAGGAGCAAACATAGACAACCTGGCCAGAGAGTGGAGTAGGGGTGGAGCTGCCTGGAAAAAGTAGTCCTTGTAGAGTCAGCCTCTCTACTGCAGGTCCATTCTCCTCCTGAAcctctgcttcattttcctcattcctCCTCTGAGGCTGGTACCTGAGGATGAGAACACAAAGAGCCACCAGGGAGTAAGCTAGCAGGGACCCAAGTGACCTGAAGTTCACAAGATCAGTGAGTCCAAAGAAGACTGCCATGACTGGTGCAGTAATGCCAAAGATCACAGTGGCCACGATGGGAGCATATGTGCCAGTTTCTATCCTGGCAAGAACAGGGAACAATAGGCCATCCTTTGCCATCTTGTGTATCAACTGACGTATGGGTAACATAGAGCCCAAGAGTCTAGATGAAAGACTACAGAGGAATCCAAAAGCTACAACATAGTAGGCAGGATCCCAGCCAATATGGAGAAATGCCTCAGGCAAGGTGCTCCCAGGTTGAAGCTTGTAGTAGGGCACCATAAGCGTAAGTGCTGAAGAGACACCAAAATATACCAGAAGGcagatgaacagtgaaatcacaaTGCCCATGGGGACTGAATGGTGGGGATTCTGGGCTTCTtcaactctttcaaaaatattgtgGAAACCAATAAATGTATAGAAACAGGTAGCTGCTCCATGGAGAATCCCCTCGAAGCCGAAGGGCACAAATCCTCCAGAGCCCAGGGGGCTCAAGCTAGAGGTGTCATTGAGTCCAGCCATTATGTAGTCATTTTCTGTGAGCGTCCAGTTGTGCAGATCCCCCTTAATGAATCCAAAGATGATGACAAAACCAAGAACCAAAAGTTTCACCAATGTGATCACTTTGGTAATCAGGAAAAACTGACTATGGTTCAGAGTCTGCAATTCCATGAGCAACAACACAAGGCCCACAACAAAGAAGACTAGATATTCTGCAAGGACTTGGGGAACATACAGTAAGATGCTCTCACGCAGGGTCTGAGAGATCTGGTTCCCAAGCAGATTGGCAAAAGCTAAAGTCCAAGCCCGGGTTACATTGGCTGTGTCAGCCACAAGGGAGAAGATGAGGTTCCAGCCAGTGATAAAAGCCCAGAGTTCACCTATAGTGACATAAGTGTAGAGATATGAAGAGCCAGAGAGGGGAACTCGGGCAGTAATCTCAGCATAGCACAGCCCAGACAACACAGAAGATAGGCCGGCCACCAAAAAGCAGATCACGATGGATGGTCCTGCTTGGTTGCTGACCACCTCACCAGCCAGGACATACACACCTACACTCATTGTGCGGCCTACACCCAGGGCCACTAAATCCAGAGTGCTCAGTCTTCTCTGTGGGTCATCCTCAGCCACTGGTTCCTTGAGTGGAGGTCTATGTACCAGCTTTTGACCAAATCTGCGAAGTGCCTGATGCAGCATCTAGCTGGAATTGAAGAGGATTCCAGGATCAGAAAGCTATAGCAAGCCCAGGAAGCATAGAATCTGGGATTTCATTCGGTGAGCCGGAGTTAAACCAAGTTGGGTTGACGCGGCCAAGTTCTGTTGCTCTTAAGGCTTTAAAGCTATTGCTTCATATTTCATCTGGTATGTGTTATCCCTCTATAATGCCTAAAGAAAcgataaatatttactgaacaatgATGTTCAACCAACCACAGAAAACTCAGAAGTCCCATGTCACTTTTTGCAGCCCAAGAATCACAGAAACTGACACCAAAAGATGTCATAGAAAAATCAATCttgtttttccccccagaaaaagtgaaaaatacttCCTAACATTCTCCTATTTTACACACCACATAACATAATCCCATTTGGGTTAATCTAATTCATGTAGCTTCATATACTAATTAAACTATAAGACACAACGCAGCATAAATATATTATGCGATAATTCACACATGGGATATTTACATGGTGCTTGAGCATGAGTTATGACCCATTAATTCATGGAGTAGAAGGCCTCACTGCAGTTATAGGACTATTTCTAACTATCATCTGGGTTTAAAATACAAATAGTGTTCCCCGGGTCTCAAAACCCTTACCTCCAAAATCAGTTAGCCAAGGTCAGATGTCACTTTGGCTCCCTTTACCCTCATTCTGAATCATTCATTTAGCTGTGCTGATGTCACAGAATGTACAGTCCAACCCTTCACTGTTAGCTTCCTATGCCCACAGATGTGAtgtgaaaagagaggaagaggaaggaatggtCAGGGACTGCAAGAACTACCTTCAAGAACTATAAGAACAAGCTGCAGGGTAAGGAAACACTGGAGAAATGAATGCAACATCCAACCAAGAATCCATTACCAAGAACAGAGGAGAGCCAGAAAGGCCATAGTATGAATTCTGGAATTCAGTAAACCTCACCCAAAGCTCCCAGATAAAAATTAACTACAGTTTTACATCCTCAGTTATAAGAGTGTGATGAGTAGGGAGGAAAGAAGTAAGTTACTTAGCTCAGTAGCTCACAACAAAAACAAttccttctgtctcctgtctctggaTTTCAGAAGAGAAGGTGAGCTCACTTCTGCAGACAGTCTCCTTGCTGGCCACAGTGTGCTCTGTAAACACCTCGCCATCTGTGATGTCAGCTGATAGCCGCCTGGAAAATCTTCCCTGTTCTGTAAGCTTGTATGAAAACACTCACTTGTAACTGTCTATTGGTTTTTCACAAGGAGTTATTTTAACGTTCTCAAATCATTGTCTGAATATGTTTTCTTAATGAAGAAAACTTTCTAGTagttccccctttctcctcctctactGCTACTTTCAAATGGGCCCCTCTTCAAGGGGAGTGAGGCTTTAAATGAAGAATTCACAGCAATGCCCCAGAAATGAGTAGTGGggaacagaaaagacaaagtCATGCAGACTTCACTCTCCTCTCTACTTGGCTTTGGTTTTGAGAGAATTTTAGGAAGTGTtgtaagaagttttaaaaaacagaacaagtcAAAATTGAAATATCTTCTCTATAGGTTATCAAAAGACATCCTTATGTTGTGGTTCTGACCTTCTGTCTACAAATACATCTAGACTTCTTATTTGCCATCCACCAGTTCCAATGTTATGATTTACCAACAACATGGGAGATAGATAAGGAGGGTCAATTCTTAACTCATGGAACTTTCTATGCTATGAATGTGATTGAtgtgtcccccacccacccccagtcTTCAAACCCTTCAGTGGTTCCCACTCTCCTTCCTTCataattcttccttccttcatcatctCACCTGTGCTGATTCCCCTATCCTCATCCCCTGCCCAGTTCCTGGTCCAGCTGTGAAATTCCACACTCACCCTGTTCTCTTGCCTCTAATGCCCTCTTATCCATCCCCTTAGTTAACCCCTACTTCTCTTTCAGTTTCCAGCTCAGATGTTGCTTCCCAAGGAAGCCTCCCCTGACCTTTATGCTGCCCTTCCTATGTATGCCCTTCCTCATAACACCTGGGCTTCTCCCATATGCCATTTATGCTAatgtatcaaaattccagtggatGTATGTATCTAAATACACATATAGAACATGGACTGGAAGAGCATTTGTTAAATACACTAAAGCAAGTGCATTCAGTGAGGAGGGGAAATGAGAAAGAGCTCAGgatgaaaggggaaaat includes these proteins:
- the LOC123590452 gene encoding cationic amino acid transporter 3-like, giving the protein MLHQALRRFGQKLVHRPPLKEPVAEDDPQRRLSTLDLVALGVGRTMSVGVYVLAGEVVSNQAGPSIVICFLVAGLSSVLSGLCYAEITARVPLSGSSYLYTYVTIGELWAFITGWNLIFSLVADTANVTRAWTLAFANLLGNQISQTLRESILLYVPQVLAEYLVFFVVGLVLLLMELQTLNHSQFFLITKVITLVKLLVLGFVIIFGFIKGDLHNWTLTENDYIMAGLNDTSSLSPLGSGGFVPFGFEGILHGAATCFYTFIGFHNIFERVEEAQNPHHSVPMGIVISLFICLLVYFGVSSALTLMVPYYKLQPGSTLPEAFLHIGWDPAYYVVAFGFLCSLSSRLLGSMLPIRQLIHKMAKDGLLFPVLARIETGTYAPIVATVIFGITAPVMAVFFGLTDLVNFRSLGSLLAYSLVALCVLILRYQPQRRNEENEAEVQEENGPAVERLTLQGLLFPGSSTPTPLSGQVVYVCSSLLALLLTLLCLVLAQWPVLLSGDPVWISVVMVLLMLITGITGVIWRQPQSSSPLYFKVPALPLVPLLSIFMNVYLMMQMTAGTWARFGVSTLIGLAMYFSYGIKHSVEGVGMANST